The Vitis vinifera cultivar Pinot Noir 40024 chromosome 1, ASM3070453v1 DNA segment tttcttaagctaaccttgaaatgaaaaagcaccaatttaactttgaattggtatcagttgtgagttgaaaacccttcccagagaacgatcctagagccactatgctatattagctaaagctatcctaatgcatggtgatataggttataaattttgttgattactccctcaatcaaagagcagcagctggacatgaattagctaagacaccaattgggcatgaatcaaatggcgtcgttgccggggaaggtgccaacttcatagtgatattatttcagtgtacttgtggttttcatcacaagtttggtgagttttctgtcattttactaactcttttagttttttcttttactcgtttatattctagcatagcttttaatttagttttagttaatcgaactctttttggtagatttgtttttgttttcctctgtttttgttttttttagttatagttgatactagttgtgtatgccaaagtggatacgagatagtggaggaaggcttgttaaacttgaaacacctcacaacaaggagttggaattgagcttgaacatcatggaaactacacctgaggatcagcatagtcaccatggtcatcaggacaatcccaatgaattcagattAATGAgagaccgcatgcatccacctcgtatgagtgcaccatcatgtatagtgccccctacagagcagctagtgatcagaccccatattgtgccacttctaccaactttccatggaatggaaagtgagaatccctatgcccatatcagggaatttgaagatgtttgtaatacattccgagagggaggagcttctatcaacctgatgaggcttaaactatttccttttactttaaaggataaggccaatatttggcttaattctttaaggccaaggagtatccgtacttggattgatttacaagctgaattcctcaagaagttttttcctactcacagaacaaatggcttgaaaaggcaaattttaaacttctcagctaaagagaatgagaaattctatgagtgttgggaaagatacatggaagccattaatgcttgtcctcaccatggctttgatacatggctattggtgagttatttctatgatgggatgtcttcttcaatgaagcaactcctcgaaacaatgtgtggaggggatttcatgagtaagaatcctgaggaagttatggatttcttaagttatgtagctgaagtctcaaggggatAGGATGAACCGAacagaggagaagtgggaaagatgatgtttcaaccaaatgctcttcatgctaaggctgggatgtacaccttgaatgaagatgttgatatgaaagcaaaatttgcagctatgacaagaagagtggaagagctagaactgaaaaaagatgcatgaagtgcaagttgtTGCTGAAACACTAGTGCAAGTAAAGTcatgttctatttgtcaatcttatgaacacttggtggatgagtgccctacaattccagttgctagagaaatgtttggagaacaagcaaatgtcattggacaattcaagcccaatagcaatgcttcgtatggtaatacttacaactcaagttggaggaatcatccaaatttttcatggaagccaagaacacctcagtaccaacagccgactcaaccatctcaaccatcccaacaagctttaagtcttgaacaagcaatagtgaatctcagcaaggttgtgggagattttgttggagaccaaaaatccatcaattctcaactcagtcaaagaattgacagtgtagagaatactttgaataaaaggatggatgggatgcaaaatgacttatctcagaagatagataatctccaatactcaatctcaaggctcactaatttgaacatagtgcaagagaagggtagatttccttctcaacctcaccaaaaccccaagggtatccatgaagtggaaactcatgagggagaatcttcacaagtgagagatgttaaagccttgatcactctaaggagtggtaaaaaggttgagtcaccaacacccaagctatatgttgaagagaaggaagaagaagagacaaagaagaggaaggaaatgaaaggaaagaagaaagatatcaatGAAGGGAAGGAGGACAATAATTCAACAGTTAATGCAAATCCAgagaaagagcttattaaggaacaattgatgaagaaacgtACATCTCCactttttcctcaaattttgcatgggaaaaaggggatacaaaatgcatcagaaatccttgaagtattgaggcaagtgaaggtcaacattccattgctggacatgattaagcaagttccaacatatgcaaagttcctaaaggacatgtgtactatcaaaagagggttgaatgtgaataagaaagccttcttgattgagcaagtaagtgccatcatacaattgaaatctcctttgaagtacaaaaatccaggatgtcctaccatttcagtcatgattgggggaaaggtagtggaaaaagctttgttagatttgggagcaagtgtgaatttgttaCCATACTCTGTTTATAAGAAATTGAGACTTGGtgaattaaagccaacatcaatcactctatctttagctgatagatcagtgaaaattccaagggggataattgaggatgttttagttcaagttgataatttctactatccagtagatttttttgttcttgatactAATCCTTTAAttaaggaagctaattatgttcctatcatccttggaaggccatttcttgctacttcaaatgcaatcataaattgtaggaatggacttatgcaacttacttttggcaacatgacacttgagcttaatatctttcatatgtcAAAGAAGCTAATTGCtccgaaagaagaagaaggtccagaagaggtatgcattattgacactctagtggaggagcattgtaatcagaatatgcaagacaggttgaatgaaagtcttgaggatcttgaagaagggttgtctgaacccGCCGATGTCCTTgatactctacaaggttggaggaggaaacCAGAGATcctacctttattcaataaagaggagggacAAGATGATGTAACAGAAGAATTCCCGAAGCTCAATTTAAAACCTCTACCCATGgagttaaaatatacatacctggaagaaaataaccaatgtcctgttgttataTATTCATCTCttaccagtcatcaagagatttctctacttgaagttcttaagaggtgtaagaaagcaataggatggcaaatatctaacttgaaaggaatcaatcctttggtttgtacacatcacatatatatggaggaagaagctaaaccaattcgtcaaccttaAAGAAGATtaaatcctcatttacaagaagtggtgcgaactgaggtactgaagctactccaagcgggtattatttatcccatatctgacagcccttgggtgagtcctactcaagtggtaccaaagaagtcagggattactgtggttcagaatgaaaaaggagaagaaattgctacacacCTCACTTCAGGATGGAGGatgtgtattgactataggaaattgaatgctgtgacaaggaaagatcattttccactctcgtttattgatcaggtgctggagagagtctctggccatcctttctattgtttcttggatgggtactcagggtatttccaaattgaaattgatgttgaagatcaggagaagaccactttcacatgtctgtttggaacatatgcctacagaagaatgccttttagtttatgcaatgcacctgcaacattccaaagatgtatgcttagtatcttcagtgatatggtggagcgaattatggaggttttcatggatgatatcaccatatatggaggtacatttgaagaatgcttagtaagtttggaagcggttcttaaaagatgcattgaaaaagacttggtgctcaattgggagaaatgccattttatggtacatcaaggaattgtccttggtcatatcatctccgagaaaggtattgaagttgataaagcaaaggtgaaacttattgccaaattgccatccccaaccactgtaaaaggagtaaggtaATTTCtaggccatgcagggttctacaggagatttatacaagacttctctaagctttcaaggcCTCTCTGTGAccttttagctaaggatgctaagtttgtttgggatgaaagatgtcaaaagagttttgatcaattaaagcaattttttataaccgctccaatagtaagggctcctaactggcaattaccctttgaagtatTGTCTGATGCTAgggactttgctataggagttgtacttggccaaagagagtatgggaagccctatgtgatctattatgtaagaaaaacattgaacgaagctcaaagaaactacacaactacagagaaagaattgttagctgtggtgtttgctttAGATAAGTTTTgagcttatttggtagggtctttcatcattgttttcactgaccattcggccttgaagtatttattgacaaagcaaggtttattagatggattcttttgttacaagagtttGATCTCCAAATAAGAGACTAGAaaggggtggagaatgtggtagctgaccacctttcaaggttggcgatagcacacaattcccatgtattacttattaatgatgacttccctgaggaatcacttatgttcctagagaaagctccttggtatgctcatattgctaactatttggttactggtgaagttccaagtgagtggaaagcgcaagacaagaagcacttctttgcaaagattcatgcttattattgggaagagcctttccttttcaagtattgtgcagatcaaatcataaggaagtgtgtccctgaagaagagcaacaaggtaTCCTCaaccattgccatgagaatgcctgtggaggccactttgtctctcagaaaacagccatgaaggtcttgcaatcagggtttacttggccatcgcttttcaaagattcccacatcatgtgtaggagttgtgatagatgccaaagactcgggaagcttacaaaaagaaaccaaatgcccatgaaccccatccttatagttgatcttttttatgtttggggtattaacttcatgggacctttcccaatgtcttttagtaactcttatatattggtgggggtggactatgtttccaaatgggtggaggcaatcccctgtaaacataatgatcagagggtggttctcaaatttcttaaggagaacatcttctcaagatttggggtgcccaaggccataatcagtgatggacgtactcatttttgcaacaaaccttttgaaaccctattagccaagtatggagtgaagcataaggtagctacaccttatcatcctcaaacttccgagcaagtggagctagcaaacagggaaataaagaacatacaGATGAAAGTGGTAattacaagcagaaaagattggtctattaagctacacgattcattatgggcatatagaacaacttgtAAGAGTATTCTTGCCATGTCCCCCTATCGTCTCGTCTttggcaaagcatgccacctccctgtggaagttgaatataaggcttggtgggcaatcaagaggttgaacatggacttgatcagagctggggcaaagaggtgcttagaccttaatgagatggaggaattaagaaatgatgcttacatcaattccaaagttgcaaaataaAGGATGAAGAattggcatgatcaactaatttccaacaaagaattgcggaaaggacaaagagtcctactctatgactcaaggctccatatatttccagggaagctcaagtcaaggtggataggtcctttcattattcaccaagtacatctcaatggagtggtggaattattgaattccaatggcatagacacctttagagtcaatggtcatcgtctcaagccattcattgagccgttcaagccagaaaaggaggaaatcaacttCCTTGAGCCAAAAAAAGCCTgatcagagaagggttagatggacttggtttcaccaaagtccataaattttgtttaaatatgttaatttttaagttttgtaaattatttgattttaattttggtcttaaattatgttaatCGTAACTAACTTAATCTTTTTCAATGATTAAAATTAGgagaaattgcaaaaaaaattggaagaaggAAGTTAGGAATCAAAAGAAGCTCAAAAGCAAGGAAAaagctttggctgcgaaaattcACAGCCAAAAGGGGGCCACTGCGAAAATCGCATTTCACTGCGAAAAAAGTTCGTAACCCTTAGGAGTCGCTTCAAAAATTCCTCTTCCCGCTACGAAAATCGATCTccgctgcgaaaattttcgcagatgCGAAAGCCCtccttggcacacgagtgccatttcacaGCCGGGTACCACCGTTTCACAGCTGCGAATTGGATGCGACTTTTTCCACGCTTGGAGACCTGTCGTTTCGCAGCTGAAGCACCATttcgaagggtgtttcgcagctgcgaaacccccCTTTGGCACACAAGCGCCAATTCGCAAAGTCGTACGCCcgtttcgtagctgcgaaatgggctgcaaaATCGATGCCGAATTTTTCCTCGCTGCGAAAACGCCTAGCTGCTGCGAAATCCGCGCTTCCCCGTTGTGAAAAAACCCCTCTGCTGTGAAAAGGAACAGTGACCTTTGGTGTTCTTTTTAAACGgtataaattccatttttcctatttttaaaccGTTATTTGAACTTTAAGAAGGTGCCAAGAGGAGCCAAGCTAGAGCACTCTTTTGTCTGCCTCCTTCGCCTGAGCAAGTTGCGCCCATTTTCGGTCGTTTTCGCTGACATCGCCATCGCCAGAACACAAGGAGCAAAGTCTTCGTCTCCGTCGACTCGCCTGAGAATCCCAAGAGGCGTGCTTGTCCAATACTCCACGTCTGAGCCGCCCCGGCCTCGCCTTGGCCCACCACCAGTCAAGGGCGCACCTACCAGTCCTCCGACAAGGCGCTATAATACAAGGAGATCGCTTACCATTGCCGGTGCGAGCTCTTCCAGAGGACTCCCAAAGAAGAAAGCAAAGGTCTCTGAGCCAATTGATCTAACCGAGTCATCTTCAGATCCTGAATCAGAGCCTACGCCATCTCCACCGCCTGTTGAAAAATCTCCGCCGCCTACTAAAAGGTCTCCATGGCTTGCTAAAAAGTCTCCACCTCCTACCAAGAAGCCTTAACCGTCTCAGGCGCCAGTAAGAGAATCTCAAATTCCCTCGGATATGACTGCTGAGGAAGCCATCAGACGCCCCATGGTGACACAGCCGCCAATTGCAGGAAATCTGGATTGTAGAGCAAGGCCATTTCATTCTGAGCTCTGTTTCGACATAGTCACCTTCCGAATTCAGCCTGAGCTCAAGGAGTCCTTTCGTCTGCTAAAGAGGTACTGATTCGTGCTTGAAttcccagccgggtcttttaatcaaaacatttataaaacctatgaccttatactggcgtagcaaagctactatagtatagcagttctagggtcgaactcagggatgggttttcactctatcagtgacagactctaaattagaaattgattctgatgatttcctttagcacaaacttgaaatttaaaagaaacaaaaattgttttgaaagtgatgatttaaactaaattcacatagaactaagtaaaaagcggaagaaagaaagtctcccggagctaaaggttgctaggttcaagttccagatgcaaagtggaaaattccggatttttctcctcgcattggggatttaacctatagttatttcccgaaccggtataggtttgacaatgaagattgaatccataaaaagtcattagagatggtagtcaaggtccattaatgacttaagacactatggactatcaccttgaatcactttccattggctcgtacatgataactaatggactgatatggatctagcaataagcatccacagagaccttaagcttaccatgtattggccagtcaaagtgatcctaagggatttaaggcaaaaccttggctttaaaagccatttatggactccaaccacctgaattcaatgcacggaaactttccaccttttaatctggacttttcacctagcttccttcactccaagaaactaaatgtttagcctctcatcctctgggaaaacatcctcagagggtgtttggcttgcaagaaaatagaagagagaaaaataaaagtaaaagagatctctgtatttcactcagtatcaaatttacattggtctcctggagaaaacTCCCCGAAAGATagattttcagtgattacaagagaattcatataggaaggtaattttacccttccttggatacttcttagctaaggaattacatgagtggctgaatacaaggagaaaatggaaatttaaacacaaaaatatcagaagaaaaaaagtcggcaaaaatatccaattttcgcacgctgagttccaatttcgcatgttggtttgaggtgtgcgaaattttcgcacaatggactgaggatttcgcaccttaaacagtggtgtgcgaaattgtccctcagcttgatgcagttgtcttcctaagtccatatcttcctcatttcagctccaaatcatacgtggtttgaaccattggattcttgactttctgagcttcgaaaatggtatatagaatgtaaagaatggacttcgggaagtgctccaaaagtgcactaaaagactgcagctgtgtcccctgttttcatcccctgttttcttcttctccattgtttctcccttgtaaactttgaacgactaaggcaaaggattatgaggctccatagcttgatttcttcaaaaatcaaagcttccaaaagctttgccatgaactataaatagctctccctcattcttaaattgctttggtgggcttaaagctatcaaaaagcaccaaaacttaacacaattgttagaaatctgattgcaagggtccctaacatgttaatcgagttaaaaggtaataattactactcaagagtgtttaaaagagctaattacaagctacaaaatagcatgttttgagtagtaatcaggtaCCGTATGGAGCATTTGCTAACTcccagggattttttctatgCTCAAGTGGCATTGgacttctatcagtccatgaccaCAAACAAGGTACGCGATCCTACAACCATCCATTTTACCATAAATGGATGACATGGGATTTTGGGAACTCGGCATATAGCAGAGGCACTCCATATCCCCTATGAGCCAGAGCGCCTAGGGGATTTTTGAGCCTGGACTAGCCCTTCATAGAGTGACATTGTGCATACTCTGTCTAGAGGGGCATCTTCACGCCATTACATCCTGAGGAAGGAGCTTTCCCCcagcatgttcttcattgatgcACTCCTGCGCCATAACATTTTTCCACTTCAGCATTGGGTGTAGAGGCAAGGAGTGTTGCTGGAGGCCTTGTTTAGGATCTCTGAGGGATACTtttttggccctcatcatctcatctTGACTGCTCTTCtatactttgaagagaaggtgcatcGAAAGAAGCTGCTCcgagctgatgccattccactcctcttcccTAGGCTATTATGCTAGATATTGGAGCACATGGGATATCTAGTAGAGCCTCAGCATGAGTGTAAATGTTTTTGTCGCGAGATttttactctcgacaaatggactaGTATGACAGCTTATGGTGGTGCAAACCagggagcaccagctggaccaGAGTATCCAGAGCAGCCAGAAGAGCCAGTTGAACCACCTACTGACACTTGGCCACCTGCCCCTGCAGTGACCCTTTGTGAGCCTCCACCAGAGGTTCCATCCTCTGGTCCTCAGGCCATACCACAGCCTCCCCCTGTCATTCTACCTCCATCAGCACCATCTCCTTCAGTTGAGCCAAGGGTAGCTATTCCCATCCTCGAGCATAGAGGCCTTTCCCACACTTACCAGGCATTGCCCACTTCTCAAAGCATCATCACTCAGCAGATCACAGCCCTTCGCTCTCAGCAGGAGCAGATTCTTGCCACTCAGGCCCAGCACActgtgattcgtgcccaattggtgactcagctgattcatgttcagctggtgctccttgaatgagggagtaatcaacaaaatttataacctattacaccatgtactagggtagcaaagaaaaagctactatagcatagtggctctaagatcgttcactaggatgggttttcacttcacaaatgacattaattcaaagatgaattggtgctttttcatttcaaggttagctttaaaagaagacataagtttgaatgaaaacggatggtattaagctaacctaacataaagtaactaaaattaactagaaagaaattagaaagaaaggtgTTTCTTAGGATTTCAGGTTACTAGGATCAGGTGCCAATTgtaaagtgggaaattccggatttttctcctcgcgttggggattcaacatatagttatttcccgaaccggtataggtttaacaatgaagatttaatccataaaaagtcaatagaaatggtagtcaagctCCATTAATGgatttagacactatgggtcttcaccttgaaccactttccaatggctcgtatatgataactaatgatctgatgtggatctagcaataagtatccacagagacctaaaagcttaccatgtattggccattcaaagtgattctaagggatttaaagcaaaactttagatttaaaagccatttatgaactccaactacctgtatttaatgcacgagagttttccacttttgcatctggacttttcacctagcttccttcacccaagaaacaaaaagcctagccactcatcctctaagaaaacatctcagagaatgtttggctagcaagaaaatgaaaatgaaagagaaggaaaaatagagcaaggctctgtaatttctatatatttatatatctatatatggATCTCCTGGTTAAAACTCCTCGAGAGTCTCCTctttagtgtttacaagagagtttatataggaaggtaatttacccttccttggatacttcctagctaaggaattacatgagtggctgaatacaaggagaaaatggaaatttatacaaaaatatctgaagaaaagatctaaaagagtcggtgcacaaatatcccagttcGCATGTagatttcgcacgttgcatggtgacttgcgaaaatctggcaagttgatttcgcaacttggaatccattttcacacgttgagctccaagttcgcaagttgcaaaatcactttcacAAGTTGGGCTTCTCTGTGACTGTGCGGCTgtattccatttccatttcgCAAGGTAGGCTTTAATTTCGtacgttggagttccaaattcgcaaggtacgaaattgtccctcagcttgatgcagttgtcttctaaaggccatatcttcctcatttcagctccaaatcatacacgatttaaagcgttggattcttgacttcctgagctttgaaatggtatatagcatgtaggaAATGGACTTCgtaaagtactccaaaagtgtgaaagaagactgtagctactgtcctctattttcttcactctgtttttcctctctccgttgttctttccttgcatactttgaacgactaaggcaaaggactatgaagctccaaagcttggtttcttcatgaatttgagcttccaaaagcttcgccatgaactatatacatcTCTCCCTCAtttttaaattgctttggtgagtaaaaagctatcaaaaacaccaaaacttaacacaaattgattagaaacgattgcaagggtccttatcatgtcaattgagttaaaaggtaataattactactcaagagtgtttaaaagagttaattacaagctacaaaatagcactttttgagtagtaatcacattgccatcctgaggcagatCCGGCATCATCTCGGCATTATATCAGCTCCTGAGCATGCCATTCCCAACTTAtcagagccatcacaggcccctccTTTTGTTGATCAGCCTATGCCTCATGAGGAGCCTCCCACAGGAAAGGCAGttgagccatcatttccacagCATCATCCACCCACCATCTGATCATTTACATATTTcccttatatttcttttatgtatttcatttatgttggtcttttatgaaatcccatcattttgatattatataatGGGATTACTTGTATTGCTTATTTTCCAATTGTACTCACATGAATTAAAGTAACACAAGTCTAGCACTTTTTGATTAttcttagcattattttattcttatttcctctactcacatcttttatcatttttgaaacatgtggtttctccaatcaatattcgaaattgatatccctcaggaggtaccacttcctccctataatcTCAATCACtcatgccacattgaggacaatgctca contains these protein-coding regions:
- the LOC132253769 gene encoding extensin-1-like encodes the protein MKVVPRGAKLEHSFVCLLRLSKLRPFSVVFADIAIARTQGAKSSSPSTRLRIPRGVLVQYSTSEPPRPRLGPPPVKGAPTSPPTRRYNTRRSLTIAGASSSRGLPKKKAKVSEPIDLTESSSDPESEPTPSPPPVEKSPPPTKRSPWLAKKSPPPTKKP